The Leptospira paudalimensis region TTTTCGGTAATCATTATAAGTTTCTAAAAACTGAATCCATTTTTCTAGATGGACATTCGATTCAGAATGTTTGAATATTTCAAGGATTTGAGGGATAGGGAGCGTTAAGATCACTTCTTTTGAAGAAACTTGTTCCATTCGTTGGTTTGTATTGGAATAAAAATCACAATTCCATCCATCTTCTTTATTTTGGATGATGGATTTTAAGGTCATACTTTGGGAGGTAGGGTGGTCTCTCAACATTCCTTTCACAATGGATTCCATTCCATACACTGGATAGTGGTGGTGGATGTCATAAATCGGATTTGTTTCCACCGAAACATGGTTCGAATTCCAGATTTCAAATAGATTATAGGATGAAGTTTTTCCTAACCAATTGACTTTCATTTGGTCTCGGAACATTGTAGCTCCGATATCGAATCGAATTCCCATATCTTGTAATTCTTTTGTGGTAACCCTCCCGCCGGGATATCTTGCTTTGTCAAATAACCGAACTTCTGGTTTCATCATCATGATGGATGCTCCAGTGATTCCAGAGCCAACAACGATGGGGGGTTCTGATGATTTCAAATCAAATTCGCTCACGTTGGATTAGACGGAAAATAGATATGTTTATAATTGTTTGATCAAGGTTTTCAAATCATTGATGAGGGAAAAAGGAACAGGTTTAATTTCTTCAGCGAGTTGGATTGTGTCTTGGATTGTCCTTGTGAGGACTTGTTTTTCTGCTTGGTAGGCTGCTTGGGGCAGTTTGGTTTTATTCTTTTTAAAGATCGAAACTTTCGTGTCTATGATTTCAATCATCTGGTTTAAATACTGTATTTTTTGATCCATAAGGAAAACTTGTAACACGGATCGGAAAAATGAGAAACCAATTTTTGAATTGGTACTTTCTTAGGATGTAGGGGATGTGATGACAGACGAGATTTGGGATTCTTTTTTACCAAATGAATACAAGGTCCTTTCTCCGTACCAGTGGACTCCTATCGAGATCATTCGGTTCACCTGGGAGTATCTAAAAACAGATTCGGTGACTTCCGTAATGGATTTAGGTTCTGGTGTGGGTAAATTCTGTTTGAACTTGGTCCAGTTTTCCAATCGAAGTTTCCCTGTGTATGGTGTCGAAGATCGTAAGGGATTAGTAGATGTTTCAGAAACGTTAAGGCAAAAAATGAAAATAACAGGTGTTACCTTTACTCATTCTGATTTTTTAGTTAATTTTCCTTATGGACATTCTCATTATTATGTTTTTAATCCTTTGTATGAAATGATGAAGGGACAACATTCGATTGATTTCAATAAAGAAAAGTCTGCCATGTTTTTTATCAAAAACTTACAAATTTTAAAGAATCATTTAAGCCATTGCAAAAAAGGTACAAAACTGATCACCTATCACGGATTTGGTGGAAGTGTTCTCCCTGGTTACAAAATTGTCAAACAAAAGAAGTTGGAATTCGGAGATTGGATGGTTTGGGAAAAAGAATAATCCATTTCCCAAAATTCATCGTTTCAATATTGCTAAATTGATTTTGCGTATTTTTTTCGGATATGTGGTTTTGCGACAAAAAGGTAGAATAAACCTGTTGTTACCACCACAAGAGATGTAAAAATCATTCCGTAATTGATGAACCAAGGTTCGTCTGGAGATCTTGGCCATACCATATTCGAAACAGCAGTGATTCCATAAACCAAGGCAAGCACGTTAATTCCATAA contains the following coding sequences:
- a CDS encoding NAD(P)-binding protein — translated: MKSSEPPIVVGSGITGASIMMMKPEVRLFDKARYPGGRVTTKELQDMGIRFDIGATMFRDQMKVNWLGKTSSYNLFEIWNSNHVSVETNPIYDIHHHYPVYGMESIVKGMLRDHPTSQSMTLKSIIQNKEDGWNCDFYSNTNQRMEQVSSKEVILTLPIPQILEIFKHSESNVHLEKWIQFLETYNDYRKTLVSLFHWKNWRPDLETFGLNQNAKYPVNTVLERGEDWEYQSWEFIKYPIQNDHGSTLLVQFSAMFSESHFEYWMDADKKPTPFYEEMLTSTLKEKWQAPNPDGIWNHRWKFAQAQMPLLGREGALQLDSEEFLEWKSLCKETGIMVLGDWLFGSKIERIIGGVYFLIHNGIL
- a CDS encoding methyltransferase domain-containing protein — protein: MTDEIWDSFLPNEYKVLSPYQWTPIEIIRFTWEYLKTDSVTSVMDLGSGVGKFCLNLVQFSNRSFPVYGVEDRKGLVDVSETLRQKMKITGVTFTHSDFLVNFPYGHSHYYVFNPLYEMMKGQHSIDFNKEKSAMFFIKNLQILKNHLSHCKKGTKLITYHGFGGSVLPGYKIVKQKKLEFGDWMVWEKE